A part of Thermocrinis albus DSM 14484 genomic DNA contains:
- the tatC gene encoding twin-arginine translocase subunit TatC, which translates to MPLTEHLRELRQRLIKSILAFLVGTGVAFYFAPQVFELLKQPVVRSYPQVQLVTLSPTEPLFILIKISVVVGLILASPVILYQMWRFVEPALYPDEKRLVLPLSLFSFILLLMGGAFAYFLVLPVALKFLIGIGFSQLQATPFLSVDLYMSFLLKMILGFGVAFQLPIVLFLLQRAGIITEEHLKKFRRYFIVIAFVVGALIAPDVATQVLMAVPLLVLYEISLLLGKLARKKEKSIVTAD; encoded by the coding sequence ATGCCCCTCACGGAACATCTGAGGGAACTACGTCAAAGACTGATTAAATCTATACTGGCCTTCTTAGTAGGTACAGGCGTCGCTTTCTACTTTGCTCCCCAAGTTTTTGAGCTGTTAAAGCAACCGGTAGTCCGTTCTTACCCTCAGGTGCAACTTGTAACCCTTTCCCCCACCGAGCCTCTGTTTATCCTCATAAAAATATCCGTGGTGGTAGGCCTTATACTGGCCTCTCCCGTAATCCTTTACCAGATGTGGCGGTTTGTAGAACCAGCCCTGTACCCTGATGAGAAGAGGCTCGTCCTTCCCCTCAGTCTCTTCTCTTTTATCTTGCTGTTAATGGGGGGAGCCTTTGCCTATTTCCTAGTGCTTCCGGTAGCTCTCAAGTTCCTCATAGGTATAGGTTTCTCCCAACTACAGGCCACACCTTTCCTGTCTGTGGATCTTTACATGTCTTTCCTTCTTAAGATGATTCTTGGGTTTGGTGTTGCCTTCCAGCTACCCATAGTACTTTTCCTACTTCAGAGAGCGGGCATAATAACAGAGGAACATCTTAAGAAGTTCAGAAGATACTTTATTGTAATAGCTTTCGTGGTGGGAGCCCTCATAGCTCCCGATGTGGCCACGCAGGTACTTATGGCGGTGCCGCTTCTTGTCCTTTACGAGATATCCCTCCTTCTGGGTAAACTGGCCAGGAAGAAGGAGAAGAGTATAGTCACAGCTGATTGA
- a CDS encoding nucleotide exchange factor GrpE has translation MMEEKMEKQQEELQGEIKEEENRLQELEDKVRKLEQIARAVNERYMNLQREYELLKERYRKDMEEFVRYGYDRFALDLLEVVDNLERALETQVQDVDVLRQGVQMVYRQLMNVLEKYGIKPMELEGSVFDPTLAEAVEKEFNPDLPPYTILRVVRKGYFLHERVLRPARVVVSYSEEEIT, from the coding sequence ATGATGGAAGAAAAGATGGAGAAACAGCAAGAGGAACTGCAGGGGGAAATAAAGGAGGAAGAGAATAGACTCCAAGAGTTGGAAGATAAAGTGAGAAAACTGGAACAGATAGCGAGGGCTGTCAACGAAAGGTATATGAATCTGCAGCGTGAGTATGAGCTCCTCAAAGAACGTTATCGCAAAGATATGGAGGAGTTTGTTCGCTATGGTTACGATCGCTTTGCGCTGGATCTTTTGGAGGTGGTAGATAATCTTGAGAGGGCTCTTGAAACCCAGGTGCAGGATGTGGATGTTTTAAGACAGGGTGTACAGATGGTTTATCGCCAGCTTATGAACGTCCTTGAAAAATACGGTATAAAACCTATGGAGCTGGAAGGTTCTGTATTTGATCCTACGTTGGCGGAAGCTGTGGAGAAGGAGTTTAATCCCGACCTTCCCCCTTACACAATCCTCAGGGTGGTAAGGAAAGGGTACTTTCTACACGAGAGAGTGTTGAGGCCAGCGCGGGTGGTAGTTTCTTACTCAGAGGAGGAGATAACATGA
- the sreC gene encoding DmsC/YnfH family molybdoenzyme membrane anchor subunit, with amino-acid sequence MHPPLSLIWFFLTAGTSIGLFTFTYFMEFLTLWGKNTALPKHMVVFSSLLSLVLIGLGAVGASFHLGHKLRAWKAIRRFRTSWLSREAVFSGAYGLSLLIFLALRYYDVTGFLYHAVGILTFLLGWLGAFSTAMIYASNKFVLEWNTSLTVLYFLDMYLMLGSSAFLAMTYHYDPRWVGTYVFLTFLFVTLGLFFRLAFNIRQAFLKRPTLNEALNLPHNRPIRVLDTGTTTTNYCTEEFYYRKGKELLPITIPIAYILTFVVPIFLLLYVWISGKNQYAFYAVTFASLLVGSLLERWSFFVEGNHVQNLFYGLYPEEGYKLRKGFMEWKKTKITYR; translated from the coding sequence ATGCATCCACCCTTATCTCTGATATGGTTCTTCCTAACTGCCGGAACCTCCATAGGCCTTTTCACCTTCACTTACTTTATGGAGTTCCTCACCTTGTGGGGAAAGAACACAGCACTACCCAAACATATGGTGGTTTTCTCATCTTTGCTGTCTTTAGTTTTGATAGGTCTCGGTGCTGTAGGTGCCAGTTTTCACTTGGGACACAAACTGAGGGCTTGGAAAGCCATAAGAAGGTTCAGAACGTCCTGGCTATCTCGTGAGGCTGTCTTCAGCGGTGCTTACGGTTTGTCTCTCCTTATATTCCTTGCTTTGAGGTACTACGATGTAACGGGTTTTCTTTACCATGCGGTGGGAATACTTACCTTCCTACTGGGTTGGTTGGGGGCTTTCTCCACAGCCATGATATACGCCTCCAACAAGTTCGTTTTAGAGTGGAACACATCTCTCACAGTTCTTTACTTTCTGGACATGTACCTCATGCTGGGAAGCTCTGCTTTTCTTGCCATGACGTATCATTACGATCCTAGATGGGTGGGAACCTACGTGTTTTTGACCTTCCTTTTCGTGACTCTGGGACTTTTCTTTAGATTGGCCTTCAACATTCGCCAGGCCTTTCTAAAGAGACCCACCCTCAACGAGGCTCTGAACCTCCCCCACAACAGACCCATACGTGTCCTGGATACGGGTACCACCACCACCAATTACTGTACCGAGGAGTTTTATTACAGGAAAGGTAAAGAGCTGCTTCCTATAACCATACCCATAGCTTACATTCTCACCTTCGTGGTGCCTATCTTCTTACTTCTCTATGTATGGATAAGCGGGAAGAACCAGTACGCTTTCTACGCCGTCACTTTTGCTTCTTTGCTGGTTGGTAGCTTGCTAGAACGCTGGAGCTTCTTCGTGGAAGGCAACCATGTGCAGAACCTTTTCTACGGTCTGTATCCCGAAGAAGGTTATAAGTTGAGGAAAGGGTTCATGGAATGGAAGAAGACCAAGATAACCTATCGTTGA
- the cysM gene encoding cysteine synthase B, translating into MWVLGEHDEPYRKVRNSVLHLVGNTPLVRIRKVVPQDLSPKVEIYAKLEGFNPGGSVKDRPALSMFLDAIRRGLIKEGKVVIDATSGNTGIALAMVGAVLGIPVELAMPANVSEERKKIIKAYGAKLYLTDPLEGTDGAILFVREKVSKEPDRYVYLDQYNNPANWRAHFYSTGIEIWHQTGGRVTHLVAGVGTGGTIMGTGRRLRVFNPSVQLIGVQPAYPFHGIEGLKHMESSIKPGIFDETLLDRTVFVETEHAYEMTRRLALEEGILAGQSSGAALWAALQVAKELEEGVIVVIFPDSGEKYLTTAPFNQL; encoded by the coding sequence ATGTGGGTTCTAGGAGAGCATGACGAACCTTACAGAAAGGTAAGAAACTCCGTTCTACACCTTGTAGGAAACACACCCCTCGTGAGGATAAGGAAGGTGGTACCTCAGGATCTTTCGCCTAAGGTGGAGATATATGCCAAACTGGAAGGCTTCAACCCCGGTGGTTCTGTTAAAGATAGACCTGCACTGTCCATGTTTCTGGACGCTATCAGGAGAGGTTTGATAAAGGAAGGAAAAGTGGTGATAGATGCCACTTCAGGCAACACGGGTATAGCCCTTGCTATGGTGGGAGCCGTTCTAGGTATACCTGTGGAGTTGGCCATGCCCGCCAACGTTAGCGAGGAGAGGAAGAAGATAATAAAGGCGTACGGAGCTAAACTTTATCTGACGGATCCTCTGGAAGGCACTGACGGTGCTATCCTTTTCGTGAGGGAAAAGGTGAGTAAGGAACCTGATAGATACGTTTATCTGGACCAGTACAACAATCCCGCCAACTGGAGAGCTCATTTTTACTCAACGGGTATAGAGATATGGCATCAGACGGGTGGTAGGGTAACGCATCTGGTAGCGGGTGTAGGTACAGGTGGAACCATCATGGGAACGGGTAGGAGGTTGCGTGTCTTTAACCCTTCTGTTCAGCTGATAGGTGTTCAGCCAGCCTATCCCTTTCACGGGATAGAGGGCCTCAAACATATGGAGAGTTCTATAAAACCTGGTATCTTTGACGAGACCCTCCTCGACAGAACTGTGTTCGTGGAGACAGAACACGCCTATGAGATGACACGTAGACTGGCCTTGGAAGAAGGCATTCTCGCCGGTCAGTCCAGTGGTGCTGCTCTTTGGGCCGCCTTACAGGTGGCTAAAGAGTTGGAAGAAGGTGTCATAGTGGTCATCTTTCCTGACAGTGGTGAAAAATACCTCACTACGGCTCCCTTCAATCAGCTGTGA
- a CDS encoding twin-arginine translocase TatA/TatE family subunit — MDIPQLLLILLVALLVLGPEKTIELAGQLGELLRKIRETWDELRYQLYVEEINRKIMQEEQETNQEVKEDATGTSQDAPHGTSEGTTSKTD, encoded by the coding sequence ATGGACATTCCTCAACTGCTCCTTATCCTCCTCGTGGCCCTGTTGGTGTTGGGTCCGGAAAAGACCATAGAACTTGCAGGACAGCTGGGTGAACTTCTCAGAAAGATAAGGGAAACGTGGGATGAGTTAAGATATCAGCTTTACGTGGAGGAAATAAACAGGAAGATTATGCAAGAGGAGCAGGAAACAAACCAAGAGGTGAAGGAAGATGCAACAGGAACTTCCCAAGATGCCCCTCACGGAACATCTGAGGGAACTACGTCAAAGACTGATTAA
- a CDS encoding c-type cytochrome, translating to MERVWILVVLSFMLAYSKEDGRVIFENACLRCHTENSSKPLRYLMEKYKGKAEEVKALARRCPWGKGLSDMEIDLVSRWLAGQR from the coding sequence ATGGAAAGGGTGTGGATCTTAGTGGTGCTCAGTTTTATGTTAGCATACTCTAAGGAAGACGGACGCGTTATCTTTGAAAATGCCTGCCTGAGGTGTCATACGGAGAACTCCAGCAAACCCCTTAGGTATCTCATGGAAAAGTACAAAGGAAAGGCTGAGGAGGTAAAGGCCCTTGCCAGGAGATGCCCTTGGGGTAAGGGACTCTCCGACATGGAGATAGATCTCGTCAGCAGGTGGCTCGCAGGTCAACGATAG
- a CDS encoding UbiX family flavin prenyltransferase, with protein MQERLVVSITGASGSIYGIRLTEVLLQLGFDVDLIISSSGLLVIKEELGLTWEDLRKKFPQVRWVKEKDLTDPVASGSRLIHYRGVIIAPCSMSTLACISAGINNNLIHRVCEVALKERVPLVLLVREMPYSLIHLENMLRVVKAGAVVMPASPGFYHKPKSIEDMVDFVVGKILDALRIEHHLFRRWREPQE; from the coding sequence ATGCAAGAAAGGTTGGTGGTGAGCATAACGGGTGCCAGTGGATCTATATACGGTATAAGGCTTACGGAGGTGCTTCTCCAGCTTGGTTTTGACGTTGATCTCATCATCTCCTCCTCAGGCCTTTTGGTGATAAAAGAGGAGCTTGGTCTCACGTGGGAAGATCTTCGCAAAAAGTTCCCTCAGGTAAGATGGGTGAAGGAAAAGGATCTGACTGATCCCGTAGCCAGCGGATCAAGGTTGATTCACTACAGGGGAGTGATTATAGCACCTTGCTCTATGAGTACTCTGGCCTGCATATCGGCAGGCATCAACAACAATCTGATACATAGGGTGTGTGAGGTGGCCCTGAAGGAGAGAGTCCCTCTGGTGCTTTTGGTGAGGGAGATGCCCTACTCCCTGATACATCTGGAAAACATGCTGAGAGTAGTAAAAGCCGGTGCCGTTGTCATGCCTGCAAGTCCCGGTTTTTATCACAAACCTAAGAGTATTGAAGATATGGTGGACTTTGTGGTAGGCAAGATACTGGACGCCCTGAGGATAGAACACCACCTATTCAGAAGATGGAGAGAACCTCAGGAATGA
- the lysA gene encoding diaminopimelate decarboxylase produces MVKEYNPYLEYVKDELFLEGVSLRELAEKYGTPLYVYSASYIRDRLREYRESFPGALICYAVKANFNPHIVSLMAGEGAGADIVSGGELYVALMAGVNPSRIVYAGVGKTVKELVEAIKADILMFNVESRMELEILNQLGEQLGKKVRISIRVNPHVDPKTHPYIATGMKKSKFGIDIDRAEEEYRYALSMKNIQVVGVHCHIGSQILDTSPYVEAVSKVVDLYRSLEDQGIELQYLDIGGGLGIKYKPEDRALTPMELSSALSPILQKVKATVVLEPGRSLVGNAGVLITQVQFVKDKGEKHFVIVDAGMNDLIRPAIYDAYHHILPVVKRGRPSIVTDVVGPICETGDFLAKDRQLEEVGRGDYLAVLSAGAYGFAMSSHYNVRPRACEVLVDRGYVRVIREREDYQYILSKSS; encoded by the coding sequence ATGGTGAAGGAATACAACCCTTACTTGGAGTATGTGAAGGACGAACTTTTCTTAGAAGGTGTTTCTCTGAGGGAACTGGCCGAAAAGTACGGCACGCCCCTCTACGTTTACAGCGCTTCCTACATAAGAGACAGGCTAAGGGAATACAGAGAATCCTTTCCAGGTGCTCTTATCTGCTACGCCGTAAAGGCCAACTTTAACCCTCACATCGTATCTCTCATGGCAGGTGAAGGCGCGGGTGCGGATATAGTCTCCGGTGGTGAGCTTTACGTGGCCCTTATGGCAGGTGTTAACCCGTCGCGTATAGTTTACGCAGGTGTAGGTAAAACGGTGAAGGAGTTGGTAGAAGCCATAAAGGCCGATATTCTAATGTTTAACGTAGAATCCCGTATGGAGTTGGAGATCCTCAACCAGTTAGGTGAACAGTTGGGTAAAAAGGTCAGGATATCTATAAGGGTAAACCCTCACGTGGATCCCAAAACACACCCCTACATAGCCACAGGTATGAAGAAAAGTAAGTTCGGTATAGACATAGACAGGGCGGAGGAGGAGTACAGGTACGCTCTAAGTATGAAAAACATACAGGTAGTAGGTGTTCACTGTCACATAGGTTCCCAGATACTGGACACATCCCCTTACGTAGAGGCGGTGAGTAAGGTAGTTGACCTCTACAGATCCTTGGAGGATCAGGGCATAGAGCTACAGTATTTAGACATAGGTGGAGGTTTAGGTATAAAGTACAAACCTGAAGACAGGGCTCTGACACCTATGGAACTGTCTTCGGCTCTCTCTCCTATCCTGCAGAAGGTAAAGGCCACTGTAGTTCTGGAACCTGGCAGATCATTAGTGGGCAACGCAGGTGTTCTTATCACCCAGGTGCAGTTTGTGAAGGATAAAGGAGAGAAGCATTTTGTTATCGTAGACGCAGGTATGAACGACCTCATAAGGCCTGCCATATACGACGCTTACCACCACATACTACCGGTGGTTAAAAGGGGAAGACCTAGCATAGTTACCGACGTTGTGGGACCAATATGCGAAACTGGTGACTTTTTAGCAAAAGACCGACAGCTGGAGGAAGTAGGTAGAGGCGATTATCTTGCGGTACTGTCGGCGGGGGCTTACGGCTTTGCCATGTCCTCTCACTATAACGTGAGGCCACGTGCATGCGAGGTGTTGGTAGACAGAGGATACGTGCGCGTCATACGTGAGAGGGAAGATTATCAGTACATACTATCCAAAAGCTCTTAA
- the argJ gene encoding bifunctional glutamate N-acetyltransferase/amino-acid acetyltransferase ArgJ, with translation MEPLMGVGKAGLKSSNKPDILVVLLPQSCNASFLFTTNHFRSGSVIYSEKVFRKRGTVRALVINSGNANCGVGPEAVLHAEMMAEKAAALLDIDPEEVLVFSTGVIGKPLPIDRVLQAIEDACKLLEPLDLKRASEVISTTDRYPKYDFVKDGKLEVYGFAKGAGMIHPQMGTMLAFLFTNALLEEDVLHELHREVCDRTFNSITVDGCTSTNDSFGLISLGVVREDLQKVRKAVEEVSLSLATKIVEDGEGATKVIKVVVKNASIELKARMLAEKVATSLLVKTAVHGRDPNWGRIVAALGSTPFPIDQNSIRVYIGNHLLYDGKVHSKAVEAARKYMEENSVIEIIVDLREGKSSWTYYTCDLSCEYVRINSEYTT, from the coding sequence ATGGAACCATTGATGGGCGTAGGAAAGGCAGGACTTAAAAGTAGTAACAAACCCGATATTCTGGTCGTGCTTCTACCCCAAAGCTGCAATGCTTCTTTCCTTTTCACCACCAACCATTTTAGATCCGGTAGCGTCATATATTCAGAAAAGGTTTTTAGAAAACGGGGGACTGTTAGGGCTCTTGTTATCAACAGTGGTAACGCCAACTGTGGTGTAGGTCCGGAGGCGGTACTCCATGCCGAGATGATGGCGGAAAAGGCGGCCGCCCTCTTGGATATAGATCCAGAGGAAGTGCTGGTCTTCTCCACAGGCGTTATAGGGAAACCACTGCCCATAGATAGAGTACTGCAGGCTATAGAGGATGCCTGTAAGCTATTGGAGCCTCTGGATCTCAAGAGAGCCAGCGAGGTCATATCCACCACCGACAGATATCCCAAGTACGACTTTGTTAAAGATGGAAAGTTGGAGGTTTACGGTTTCGCCAAAGGTGCCGGTATGATACATCCTCAGATGGGAACCATGTTAGCTTTCCTTTTTACCAACGCCCTGCTGGAGGAGGATGTCCTCCATGAGTTACACAGAGAGGTGTGCGATAGGACCTTTAATTCTATAACGGTGGATGGATGTACCAGTACCAATGACAGTTTTGGCCTTATAAGTTTGGGAGTGGTGCGCGAGGATCTACAAAAAGTAAGAAAAGCTGTGGAGGAGGTATCGCTCAGTTTGGCCACCAAGATAGTGGAGGATGGAGAGGGAGCCACCAAGGTTATAAAGGTGGTGGTGAAGAACGCTTCCATAGAACTGAAGGCCCGCATGCTGGCAGAGAAAGTGGCCACCAGTCTTTTGGTAAAGACAGCGGTACACGGCAGAGATCCCAACTGGGGAAGGATAGTGGCTGCGTTAGGCTCTACACCCTTCCCTATTGATCAGAACAGTATCAGGGTCTACATAGGTAACCATCTCCTTTACGACGGAAAGGTACACTCTAAAGCGGTGGAGGCTGCCAGAAAGTATATGGAGGAAAACAGTGTGATAGAGATCATAGTGGATCTTCGGGAAGGAAAAAGTTCGTGGACCTACTACACCTGTGATCTTTCCTGTGAGTATGTGAGGATAAACTCTGAGTACACCACTTAA
- a CDS encoding septal ring lytic transglycosylase RlpA family protein, whose product MLLGVLLTFLMLISACAPPLSTSYLTASCPNVVETRGYYCDGDRAYTNLVPSGSRVRIRSLDTGKSITIATYRRDGTEGVCVPSRFKNLLGEEPFRARLELERCGFDGKTICPEVIRGLASWYGDPYHGRDTPYGVRYDMEGMYAASRDLPLGSLLRVKNLKNGREVTVKVIDRGPQRPGRVLDLSYGAAKRLDMLRDGVVEVEAKVIRCGE is encoded by the coding sequence ATGCTGTTGGGGGTGTTACTGACCTTTCTCATGCTGATATCCGCCTGCGCACCACCTCTGTCCACATCCTACCTTACAGCCAGCTGTCCCAACGTGGTGGAGACAAGAGGGTATTACTGTGATGGAGATAGAGCTTACACCAACCTGGTACCTTCCGGTAGCAGGGTGAGGATACGAAGCCTAGATACAGGTAAATCTATAACGATAGCTACCTACAGAAGAGATGGAACGGAGGGAGTATGTGTGCCGAGTAGATTCAAAAATCTCCTCGGTGAAGAACCTTTTAGGGCAAGACTAGAGTTGGAGCGCTGTGGTTTTGACGGTAAAACCATCTGTCCTGAGGTGATAAGGGGGCTTGCCAGTTGGTATGGTGACCCCTACCATGGTAGAGATACACCGTATGGTGTAAGATACGACATGGAAGGAATGTACGCCGCCAGCAGAGATTTGCCTCTCGGTAGTCTTCTCCGTGTTAAGAATTTGAAGAACGGTAGGGAAGTTACCGTAAAGGTGATAGACAGGGGACCACAGAGGCCGGGGCGAGTTTTAGATCTTTCCTATGGAGCGGCCAAAAGACTGGACATGCTGAGGGATGGGGTGGTGGAGGTAGAAGCGAAGGTCATAAGGTGTGGGGAATAG
- the sreB gene encoding sulfur reductase subunit SreB, whose amino-acid sequence MAQFALVIDLNTCVGCHACATNCKEWNTQASFGPLSDFDPYGREPEGVWYNRIMTYEMGEFPNTQVFHLPKSCLHCQDAPCVPVCPTGASYKREQDGIVLVNYDDCIGCKLCSWSCPYGCREFDEADKVMKKCTLCIDRIYDESLPPEQRKPACVLTCPARARFFGDIEDPNSEAYRMIKERNGFVLFPDMGTNPANHYLPRTETKIHIDEHLLRADNPLFLEVVRRHHVGL is encoded by the coding sequence ATGGCACAGTTTGCTTTGGTGATAGACTTAAACACCTGTGTTGGTTGCCATGCTTGTGCCACCAACTGTAAGGAGTGGAACACCCAAGCATCCTTCGGTCCGCTGTCCGACTTTGATCCCTACGGAAGAGAGCCGGAGGGTGTTTGGTACAACAGGATAATGACCTACGAAATGGGAGAGTTTCCCAACACTCAGGTGTTTCACCTACCTAAATCCTGCCTTCACTGTCAGGATGCCCCATGTGTTCCCGTGTGTCCCACAGGAGCTAGTTACAAAAGGGAACAGGATGGTATAGTGCTGGTCAACTACGACGATTGTATAGGTTGTAAGTTGTGTTCGTGGTCCTGTCCTTACGGGTGTAGGGAGTTTGACGAAGCAGACAAAGTTATGAAGAAGTGCACCCTGTGTATAGACAGAATATACGACGAGTCCTTACCCCCCGAGCAAAGGAAACCTGCTTGTGTGCTCACATGCCCGGCACGTGCCAGGTTCTTTGGAGATATAGAGGATCCTAACAGTGAAGCCTACAGAATGATAAAGGAGAGGAATGGTTTCGTGTTGTTCCCCGATATGGGTACAAACCCTGCCAATCACTACCTACCGAGGACAGAAACCAAGATCCATATAGATGAGCACCTTCTTAGAGCTGACAACCCCCTCTTCTTGGAGGTAGTCAGGAGACATCATGTGGGACTTTGA